One genomic region from Manis pentadactyla isolate mManPen7 chromosome 12, mManPen7.hap1, whole genome shotgun sequence encodes:
- the PLEKHJ1 gene encoding pleckstrin homology domain-containing family J member 1 isoform X1, which yields MRYNEKELQALSRQPAELAAELGMRGPRKGSVVKRRLLKLVVNFLFYFRTDEAEPVGALLLEHCRITQEEPSGFSISFLEDPERKYHFECCSEEQCQEWMGALRRASYEFMRRSLIFYRNEIRKMTGKDPLEQFGISEEARFQLSSLKA from the exons ATGCGTTACAACGAGAAGGAGCTGCAGGCGCTGTCCCGGCAGCCGGCCGAGCTTGCGGCCGAGCTGGGCATGCGGGGGCCCAGGAAGGGCAGCG TGGTGAAGCGGCGGCTCCTGAAGCTGGTGGTCAACTTCCTCTTCTACTTCCGGACGGATGAAGCCGAG CCCGTGGGCGCCCTACTACTGGAGCACTGCAGGATCACCCAGGAAGAACCAAGCGGCTTCTCCATCA GCTTTCTGGAGGACCCAGAGAGGAAGTACCACTTCGAGTGCTGCAGCGAAGAACAGTGTCAGGAGTGGATGGGGGCTCTGCGTCGAGCCAG CTACGAGTTCATGCGGAGGAGCCTCATCTTCTACAGGAACGAGATCCGGAAGATGACCGGCAAG GATCCCCTGGAACAGTTTGGCATATCCGAGGAGGCCAGGTTCCAGCTCAGCAGCTTGAAGGCATGA
- the PLEKHJ1 gene encoding pleckstrin homology domain-containing family J member 1 isoform X2, with protein sequence MRYNEKELQALSRQPAELAAELGMRGPRKGSVVKRRLLKLVVNFLFYFRTDEAEPVGALLLEHCRITQEEPSGFSITFRCHQQPLSCGSITAFLLQLSCDSLHVCFPACPLYNDFGPVGLELSYFSVISRQLYL encoded by the exons ATGCGTTACAACGAGAAGGAGCTGCAGGCGCTGTCCCGGCAGCCGGCCGAGCTTGCGGCCGAGCTGGGCATGCGGGGGCCCAGGAAGGGCAGCG TGGTGAAGCGGCGGCTCCTGAAGCTGGTGGTCAACTTCCTCTTCTACTTCCGGACGGATGAAGCCGAG CCCGTGGGCGCCCTACTACTGGAGCACTGCAGGATCACCCAGGAAGAACCAAGCGGCTTCTCCATCA CCTTCAGGTGCCACCAGCAACCCTTGTCCTGTGGAAGCATCACTGCATTTCTGCTTCAGCTGTCATGTGACTCCCTGCATGTTTGCTTCCCAGCATGCCCTCTTTATAACGACTTTGGTCCTGTTGGGTTAGAACTCTCCTATTTCAGTGTGATCTCACGTCAGTTATACCTATGA